The Candidatus Kryptonium sp. genome contains a region encoding:
- a CDS encoding FG-GAP-like repeat-containing protein has translation MKRATALIVLLLLSFSVEFLLTQTRFNLKATYSPPVGDTTKWYAAGGPMHVRSVKAGFDTDRDGKIEVVATDYYYSRVHLFEHVGRDTLELVWSSPAIGPARVGRNSTPRDVVITDLDGDGLLEITFAVGNVDATDRPVRGIYVYEWRGTVGVNSYGDPAKTEFFGASLYYAPPDSFVRFTVQSLGVDDVDGDNKQELIVVKDDANNTREDVYIIYSLEGTAVEDPFSTLKTEFFISPRAGYGSGSPWAFAIADLDGDRKKEIVFNPYNFQNVFIVKAVGPDRYVIADTTSPKRFYHASPGADGVSLLGAAVIDIDRDGNDEVFLVRFPGDQLHIVNYNPGDNVLEVDSTKVVKLFQHVSAGRTVFSVFAGNQDGDNRPNLYIAGISGYDVIEVTYNGGNILDSSSYSIRVLYSGDSLDVITPTANIRDTLFVIDSLGFRYRRAFRNEDFFVARLAVGANVDLDRNMKREIVLGYQSIPDSVTMKHIRYDATSGRFLTDTTYRAPNTFNRRIIRVLESDVPTGIRVRDVVVVTPDDYELYQNYPNPFNPYTNISFYLPIDKKISLIIYDVTGREVIRLIDEQEFPKGKHNVVWDGKDQNGKPVASGTYFYKLKFGNFEKTRKMMLVK, from the coding sequence ATGAAAAGAGCAACTGCTTTAATCGTTTTATTATTACTTTCTTTTTCTGTTGAGTTTCTCTTAACACAGACGAGATTTAATTTAAAAGCTACATATTCTCCTCCTGTTGGTGATACGACAAAGTGGTATGCTGCGGGAGGTCCTATGCATGTTCGCTCAGTAAAGGCTGGATTTGATACTGATAGAGATGGGAAAATTGAGGTAGTAGCAACAGATTATTATTATTCAAGGGTTCACTTATTTGAGCATGTTGGCAGAGATACTCTTGAACTTGTGTGGTCATCTCCAGCAATAGGGCCAGCGAGAGTTGGTCGCAATTCAACCCCAAGAGATGTGGTTATTACTGATTTGGATGGCGATGGGCTTTTAGAAATTACTTTTGCAGTTGGTAATGTTGATGCTACTGATAGACCCGTAAGAGGTATATATGTATATGAGTGGAGAGGAACCGTTGGTGTTAATAGTTATGGTGATCCGGCGAAGACAGAATTTTTCGGCGCGTCTCTTTATTATGCTCCGCCAGATTCATTCGTTAGGTTCACAGTGCAATCGCTCGGAGTTGACGATGTTGATGGAGATAATAAACAAGAGTTGATAGTTGTAAAAGATGATGCAAACAACACAAGAGAAGATGTATATATAATTTACTCGCTTGAAGGTACGGCAGTAGAAGATCCATTTTCCACACTGAAAACGGAGTTTTTCATTAGCCCAAGAGCTGGATATGGAAGCGGTAGCCCATGGGCATTTGCTATCGCTGATCTTGATGGGGACAGGAAAAAGGAGATTGTGTTTAATCCATATAACTTTCAAAATGTTTTCATAGTGAAAGCAGTTGGACCAGATAGGTATGTTATAGCGGACACAACTTCACCGAAAAGGTTCTATCATGCTTCACCTGGTGCAGATGGGGTAAGCCTTCTTGGCGCTGCTGTTATTGATATTGATAGAGATGGTAATGACGAAGTTTTTCTTGTTAGATTTCCTGGAGATCAACTACATATAGTCAATTACAATCCTGGAGATAATGTTCTTGAAGTTGATTCAACGAAGGTTGTAAAGTTATTCCAACATGTATCTGCTGGGAGAACGGTGTTCTCTGTCTTCGCAGGCAATCAAGATGGGGACAACAGACCGAACTTATATATTGCTGGAATATCTGGATACGATGTAATTGAGGTTACATATAATGGTGGTAATATATTGGATTCAAGTAGTTATTCAATTAGAGTTTTGTATTCCGGAGATTCTCTTGATGTCATAACTCCGACGGCGAATATCAGAGATACATTATTTGTGATTGATTCACTTGGATTTAGATATAGGCGTGCCTTCAGGAATGAAGATTTCTTCGTTGCTCGTTTAGCAGTTGGAGCAAATGTTGACCTTGATAGAAATATGAAGCGTGAAATTGTCCTCGGCTATCAAAGCATTCCTGATAGCGTAACTATGAAACATATTCGCTACGATGCAACTTCTGGTAGATTTTTAACTGATACAACCTACAGGGCTCCAAATACATTTAATAGAAGGATAATAAGAGTTCTTGAATCTGATGTGCCAACTGGCATCAGGGTTAGAGATGTGGTTGTTGTAACTCCAGATGATTACGAACTTTATCAGAATTATCCAAATCCATTTAATCCATACACAAATATATCGTTTTATTTGCCCATTGATAAAAAGATAAGCTTGATAATATATGATGTCACAGGTCGCGAGGTAATTAGGTTAATTGACGAGCAGGAGTTTCCGAAAGGGAAACATAATGTTGTTTGGGATGGAAAGGACCAAAATGGTAAACCAGTTGCAAGTGGAACTTATTTCTACAAACTTAAATTTGGAAACTTTGAAAAGACAAGGAAAATGATGCTTGTTAAATAG
- a CDS encoding FG-GAP-like repeat-containing protein, whose translation MRKIYLFLTLMIVLYFVSFSQAQYPLFYLKDGFRVSYVANYSTIPKIDGCDDVIAGLDLNKNGKLEILAINDPTVSSPASGDTTKWVFLFENDGNDNYKLLWSTALPLTSRTTGYSFPGVNVTDVDGDGNFEITIVNPSNADVSAGILNPDKIFFYEYDPRTRTFPTEPTFAWNLDYPADGNAGFRLTYLFPGDFDRDGRQEIALIDRTSRIHMWIISLETPELDPFSTFKVEFRDSSLTATWAFDITTTDFDRDGKQEIWFGTWTNFTWVIVEAEGPDNYVIKKVISNSHIGSGTVVGTLRNLKFMDMDGDRYPEGFAFATNGQLVYIENRKPADVSEIDSTYFHKVGGWDYTRGADWGDLDGDGNLDVVVAGNYRNVYHVEYKGSGAFKDSTSWEWSELLRDTLGTPRYYYVSFPPRDMDGDGRREFVIGSLQRPDSTRAFFIVFERDVIVKAQSQDEILTGYYLAQNYPNPFNPVTWIEFALPKDEFVTLKIYTIDGRLVRTLVENKYYPAGKHLLSWDGRDDNNLEVASGVYIYKISAGKFETSRKMILLR comes from the coding sequence ATGAGAAAAATTTATCTTTTTCTCACGCTTATGATTGTCTTATATTTTGTTTCGTTTTCTCAAGCGCAGTATCCGCTTTTTTACTTGAAAGATGGTTTTCGTGTTTCTTATGTAGCTAACTATTCAACTATTCCAAAGATTGATGGTTGTGATGATGTAATTGCTGGTCTTGATTTGAATAAGAATGGAAAATTAGAAATCCTTGCTATTAATGATCCAACTGTTTCAAGCCCAGCATCAGGAGATACGACGAAATGGGTTTTTTTATTTGAGAACGATGGAAATGATAATTACAAACTTCTGTGGAGCACCGCCCTACCTTTAACTTCAAGAACGACAGGATACAGCTTTCCTGGTGTAAATGTCACTGATGTTGATGGAGATGGAAATTTTGAAATAACAATAGTTAATCCATCTAATGCTGATGTATCTGCTGGAATTTTAAATCCTGATAAAATATTTTTCTACGAATATGACCCACGAACGAGGACATTTCCGACGGAACCAACATTCGCTTGGAATCTTGATTATCCAGCCGATGGAAATGCTGGATTTAGGTTAACATATCTTTTCCCTGGAGATTTTGATCGTGATGGAAGACAAGAAATAGCTTTAATTGATAGAACCTCACGAATTCATATGTGGATAATCTCACTTGAGACACCTGAACTTGATCCATTTTCAACTTTTAAGGTTGAGTTCCGAGATAGCTCTCTTACCGCAACCTGGGCATTTGACATTACCACAACTGATTTTGACAGAGATGGTAAACAAGAAATCTGGTTTGGAACATGGACTAACTTTACTTGGGTTATAGTTGAAGCCGAAGGGCCAGATAATTATGTGATAAAGAAGGTAATCTCTAATTCGCACATTGGCTCTGGAACAGTTGTTGGAACTCTGAGAAATCTTAAGTTTATGGATATGGACGGAGATCGTTATCCTGAAGGTTTTGCGTTTGCTACTAATGGACAGCTTGTTTATATTGAAAACAGAAAACCAGCGGATGTAAGTGAGATTGACTCAACATATTTTCACAAGGTAGGTGGTTGGGATTATACTCGTGGGGCTGATTGGGGTGATCTTGATGGAGATGGAAATCTTGATGTCGTGGTTGCTGGCAATTATAGAAATGTTTACCATGTTGAATATAAAGGTTCAGGTGCATTCAAGGATTCAACGAGCTGGGAATGGAGCGAACTTCTCAGAGACACGCTTGGGACACCGAGGTATTATTATGTAAGTTTCCCACCGCGCGATATGGATGGAGATGGTAGAAGAGAGTTTGTAATTGGTTCTTTGCAAAGACCTGATTCAACACGAGCATTTTTCATTGTTTTTGAGCGTGATGTTATAGTAAAAGCTCAATCTCAGGATGAGATTTTAACAGGTTATTATTTAGCTCAAAATTATCCAAATCCGTTTAATCCAGTAACATGGATTGAATTTGCTTTGCCGAAAGATGAGTTCGTGACTTTAAAGATATACACAATTGACGGACGGTTGGTTAGAACTTTAGTTGAAAATAAATATTATCCAGCAGGAAAGCATTTGTTAAGTTGGGATGGAAGGGATGATAATAATCTTGAAGTCGCAAGTGGAGTTTACATTTATAAAATTAGTGCTGGAAAATTTGAAACCTCAAGGAAGATGATACTTTTGAGGTAA